One part of the Patescibacteria group bacterium genome encodes these proteins:
- the aspS gene encoding aspartate--tRNA(Asn) ligase, translated as MSNHPRVLIKDLSQNFEKTVCIKGFVDSLRDQKKFVFLILRDGNGQAQIFCDKDGKFDEILEKITPESTLEITGKVVKNESVKLNGLELIPEEIKILSLAATPLPIDAATNLNDRLDWRFLDLRRAENLLIFKLQTLAEKAMRDFWQERGFIEIHSPKLMGAASESGAELFEVKYFDGKAYLAQSPQFYKQMAMAAGFDKVFEIGPVFRANPSFTSRHDTEFTSIDVEIAWIDSVEDVMKLEEEWLNYIFSRIKEGLGEEIKALFNIDIEVPSLPFPRLKMKEAREIVTKSGHKIGPDYEGELDPEGEKIVAEHVKKELNHDFVFVTDYPAAIRAFYHMRDEDNKTTLSFDLLYKGLEVTTGAQREHRLDVLTRQAEEKGISPAAVQFYLDFFKFGMPPHGGFGFGLTRLIMLMLNLKNVREVTYIYRGPNRLFP; from the coding sequence ATGTCCAATCATCCAAGAGTTTTAATAAAAGACTTAAGCCAAAATTTCGAGAAAACTGTATGCATCAAGGGTTTTGTTGATAGCCTGCGCGATCAAAAGAAATTCGTTTTTTTAATCCTAAGAGATGGAAACGGCCAGGCACAGATTTTCTGCGATAAAGATGGTAAATTTGATGAAATATTAGAAAAAATTACTCCAGAATCAACTTTGGAAATAACGGGAAAAGTTGTTAAAAATGAGTCGGTTAAGCTTAATGGCCTAGAGTTGATTCCGGAAGAGATAAAGATTCTGAGTTTAGCGGCCACTCCTTTGCCGATCGATGCCGCTACTAACCTGAACGATCGTCTGGATTGGCGTTTTTTAGACTTGCGTCGAGCTGAGAACCTCTTAATTTTTAAACTCCAAACTTTGGCTGAAAAAGCGATGCGTGATTTTTGGCAGGAAAGAGGCTTTATTGAAATCCATTCCCCCAAGTTGATGGGAGCGGCTAGCGAATCAGGCGCTGAATTATTTGAAGTAAAATATTTTGACGGCAAAGCCTATTTGGCCCAGAGTCCCCAGTTCTATAAACAAATGGCAATGGCAGCTGGGTTTGATAAGGTATTTGAAATCGGTCCGGTCTTTAGGGCTAACCCCTCCTTCACCTCCCGCCATGATACGGAATTCACTAGCATTGACGTGGAAATCGCCTGGATAGATTCGGTAGAAGACGTTATGAAACTGGAGGAGGAATGGCTAAATTATATTTTTTCTCGGATAAAGGAAGGGCTAGGGGAAGAGATCAAAGCCTTATTTAATATTGATATCGAAGTGCCCAGTTTGCCTTTCCCAAGATTAAAGATGAAGGAAGCTAGAGAAATAGTCACTAAGTCCGGACATAAGATCGGTCCTGACTACGAGGGGGAACTAGACCCTGAAGGTGAAAAGATTGTAGCCGAACACGTCAAGAAAGAATTAAACCACGATTTTGTTTTTGTGACCGATTATCCAGCAGCTATCCGGGCTTTCTATCATATGCGGGACGAGGATAATAAGACGACTTTAAGTTTCGACTTACTTTATAAAGGTTTAGAGGTGACTACGGGAGCGCAAAGGGAACATCGCTTAGATGTTCTAACCAGGCAAGCCGAGGAAAAGGGAATTTCTCCGGCTGCCGTCCAATTCTATCTTGATTTCTTCAAGTTCGGCATGCCACCGCACGGCGGTTTCGGTTTCGGTTTGACTAGACTGATAATGTTAATGCTTAACCTAAAGAACGTCCGGGAGGTCACTTATATTTATCGCGGTCCTAACCGTTTATTTCCTTGA
- a CDS encoding DUF87 domain-containing protein, which translates to MINFKKSDSPNNRLTLNSSLGARPDSPAPVEANPELTREIIEEEKAFRRGVISVRDIISPASMKVEPTLLRLGDKFVRTIFIINYPRYISVGWFAPVINLNLTFDISMFFYPVSSAIILKQLKNKVGILEAQIAGDAEKGAARDPLRETALRDIESLRDALTQGTEKFFQFALYVTLYSDSTEELDRMSDQVEDIFGSRLVFSRRVYFQAEQGFNSTLPLGNDEMSITFNMNSSPVASSFPFISSELTSDRGILYGINRHNNSLILFDRFSLQNANSVVFATSGAGKSYAIKLEVLRSLMLGTDIIIIDPEHEYKYLSEAVGGTYINISLSSENKINPFDLPRSIGAESKPKDIIRSAVITLKGLVRLMIGNLSYDEDSIVDRALLETYAKKDITPDSDLSKIEPPVMSDFEQVLEGMEGGADLALRLKKYTEGTFSGLLNNFTNVEMNNQLVCFSVRDLEDELRPLAIYTIINYIWNIVRSETKKRILVIDEAWWMMQHEDSAKFVFALVKRCRKYYLGVTTITQDVNDFLTSPYGQAIVTNSSLQILLKQSPAAIDLVKKTFILTEGEKYLLLECGVGEGIFFAGNKHVAMKVVASYSEDQLITSDPRQLLEIEEAKKEFEESLKNNPNPEI; encoded by the coding sequence ATGATAAATTTCAAAAAATCAGATTCTCCAAATAACCGCTTGACCCTAAATAGTAGTTTAGGTGCTCGGCCGGATAGTCCGGCGCCAGTGGAAGCTAACCCGGAGCTAACGCGGGAGATTATTGAGGAGGAAAAAGCTTTCCGGCGAGGGGTTATTTCTGTCCGGGACATCATTTCTCCGGCGAGCATGAAAGTCGAGCCGACGCTTTTGCGTTTAGGAGACAAATTCGTCCGGACGATCTTTATCATCAATTATCCTCGTTATATCAGTGTCGGTTGGTTCGCTCCGGTCATTAATCTTAATTTGACCTTCGATATCTCCATGTTTTTCTATCCTGTTTCCAGCGCAATTATTCTGAAACAGCTGAAGAACAAAGTCGGTATCTTAGAGGCACAGATTGCTGGCGATGCCGAGAAGGGCGCTGCTCGTGATCCTTTGCGGGAAACTGCCTTGCGCGATATTGAATCCTTGCGCGACGCCTTGACCCAGGGAACGGAAAAGTTTTTCCAATTCGCCCTGTATGTTACTTTATATAGCGATAGTACGGAGGAATTAGATCGTATGTCCGATCAGGTTGAAGATATTTTCGGTTCACGACTAGTTTTCTCCCGGCGAGTTTATTTCCAAGCCGAACAGGGCTTTAATTCTACTTTACCCTTGGGAAACGACGAGATGTCCATTACTTTTAACATGAACTCTTCGCCGGTCGCTTCATCTTTCCCCTTCATTTCTAGCGAGCTAACCAGCGATCGCGGCATCTTGTATGGTATCAATCGCCACAATAACAGCTTGATTCTATTCGACCGTTTTAGCCTACAGAACGCTAATTCAGTCGTTTTTGCCACCTCGGGTGCCGGCAAGAGCTATGCTATCAAATTGGAAGTTCTCCGTTCTTTGATGCTCGGAACCGACATCATTATCATCGATCCTGAACATGAGTATAAATATCTATCTGAAGCGGTCGGCGGCACCTATATCAACATTTCGCTGTCTTCGGAGAATAAGATCAATCCTTTTGATTTGCCACGCTCGATCGGAGCTGAATCAAAGCCGAAAGATATCATCCGGAGCGCTGTCATAACCCTAAAAGGTTTGGTTAGACTTATGATCGGCAACCTTAGCTATGATGAAGATTCTATCGTTGACCGCGCTTTGCTGGAAACCTATGCCAAGAAAGATATTACGCCAGATTCAGATTTATCTAAGATTGAACCGCCGGTAATGTCGGATTTCGAACAGGTTTTAGAGGGCATGGAAGGTGGCGCTGATTTAGCCTTACGCCTCAAGAAATATACCGAAGGTACTTTTTCCGGCTTGTTGAATAATTTTACTAACGTCGAGATGAATAATCAATTGGTCTGTTTCTCGGTGCGTGATTTGGAAGATGAGCTCCGGCCTCTGGCTATATATACGATTATCAATTATATCTGGAATATTGTCCGTAGCGAGACTAAGAAGCGCATCTTGGTAATTGATGAGGCTTGGTGGATGATGCAGCATGAAGATAGCGCTAAGTTCGTCTTCGCCTTAGTCAAGCGTTGCCGCAAATATTATTTGGGCGTGACCACGATTACTCAGGACGTTAATGACTTCTTAACCTCGCCCTATGGCCAAGCCATCGTGACCAACTCTTCTTTGCAGATTCTGCTCAAACAATCGCCGGCCGCCATCGACCTAGTCAAGAAAACTTTCATCCTGACGGAAGGCGAGAAATATCTGCTACTAGAGTGCGGCGTGGGCGAGGGCATATTTTTTGCCGGCAACAAACACGTGGCAATGAAGGTGGTGGCATCTTATTCAGAGGATCAGCTGATCACTTCTGATCCGCGTCAATTATTGGAAATCGAGGAGGCTAAGAAAGAATTCGAAGAGAGTCTCAAAAATAATCCTAATCCGGAAATCTAA
- a CDS encoding PrgI family protein, protein MQQFTVPQFIDVESKIIGPITTRQFLIFLATAALIGIFYKLFDFALFLATGLPVLGLAILFAFVKVNGQPFHLFVLSLVKTLRRPNTRIWNKQTTVQEVPEFTPIIKNEYQAQFKPAFKSSHLADLSLVVDTQGRYKGQENAPNQSLAEKKDFNNN, encoded by the coding sequence ATGCAGCAATTTACCGTTCCTCAATTCATTGACGTGGAAAGCAAGATTATCGGTCCAATCACTACCCGGCAATTTTTAATCTTTCTGGCCACCGCGGCTTTAATCGGAATCTTCTATAAATTATTCGATTTTGCCCTTTTCTTGGCAACCGGTCTGCCAGTCCTAGGTTTGGCTATCCTTTTTGCCTTCGTGAAGGTTAATGGCCAGCCTTTCCATCTTTTTGTTTTAAGCTTGGTAAAGACCTTGCGGCGGCCCAACACGAGGATTTGGAATAAGCAGACGACCGTTCAAGAGGTTCCAGAATTCACCCCGATCATCAAGAATGAATACCAGGCTCAATTCAAGCCGGCCTTTAAGAGCTCTCATTTAGCCGATTTATCTTTAGTGGTAGACACCCAGGGCAGATATAAAGGGCAAGAAAATGCGCCTAATCAAAGCTTGGCCGAGAAAAAAGATTTTAATAATAATTAA